CATGGTGTGAAATGTCACTTTTCTACTATCAACCAGCAGCTGCCaacaggtttgtgtgtctgtgtgtgtgtgtgtgtttgtctctgtgtgtgtgtctgtgtgtccagatTGTGACGATCCATCAGGAGCCGTTTGTGTATGTGAAGCCAACAAAGACTGATGGGACGTGTAAGGAGGAGCACACTGTGAACGGCGTGCTCATCAAGAAGGTCATCTGTACCGGACCAAATGGGACAAtcccaggtacacacacattcacacacacacacagtgatgtggCGTTTTTCTCTCTGATtaataaaggtgtgtgtgtgtgtgcaggtcagCCCATTGTCCCTCAGTGTTGCTATGGTTTCTGTATCGACCTGCTCATCAAGCTGGCCATGAGTATGAACTTTACCTACGAGGTTCACCTGGTGGCTGATGGGAAATTTGGCACACAAGAGCGGGTaagaatatgtgtgtgagtatgagtgtgtgtgtgtgtgtctgtctgtgtgtgtgtttgtgtctgtgtgtgtgtctgtctgtatgtgtgagtgtgtgtgtgtgtgtgtgtgtgtctgtctgtgtgtgtgtttgtgtctgtgtgtgtctgtctgtatgtgagtgtgtgtatgtgtgtgtgtgtgtgtgtgtctgtctgtgtgtgtgtttgtgtctgtgtgtgtgtctgtctgtatgtgtgtgtgtgtgtgtgtgtgtgtgtgtgtgtctgtctgtgtgtgtgtttgtgtctgtgtgtgtgtctgtctgtctgtgtgtgtgtgtgtgtctgtctgtgtgtgtcgtctctgtgtgtgtttgtgtctgtgtctgtctgtatgtgtgagtgtgtgtgtgtctgtgtgtgtgtctgtctgtatgtgtgtatgtgtgtgtgtgtgtgtgtgtgtgtgtgtctgtgtgtgtgtgtgtctgtctgtatgtgtgtctgtgtgtacgtgtgtgtgtgtgtgtgtgtgagtgtctgtgtgtgtgtctgtctgtctgtgtgtctgtgtgtacgtgtgtgtgtgtgtgagtgtctgtgtgtgtgtctgtctgtctgtatgtgtgtctgtgtgtacgtgtgtgtgtgtgtgtgtgtgtgtgtgtgtgtgtgtgtgtgtctgtctgtatgtgtgtctgtgtgtacgtgtgtgtgtgtgtgtgagtgtctgtgtgtgtgtgtgtctgtctgtatgtgtgtctgtgtgtacgtgtgtgtgtgtgtctgtctgtatgtgtgtctgtgtgtacgtgtgtgtgtgtgtttgagtatgtgtgtgtgtctgtctgtatgtgtgtctgtgtgtatgtgtgtgtgtgtgtgtgtgtgtctgtctgtctgtatgtgtgtctgtgtgtgtttgagtatgtgtgtgtgtctgtctgtatgtgtgtctgtgtgtatgtgtgtgtgtgtgtgtgttcatccagaGGCTCATGTGTGTGACTCTCTGCTTCCACTCCTGCAGGTGAACAACAGCAACAAGAAGGAGTGGAACGGGATGATGGGGGAGCTGCTGAGCGGTCTGGCCGACATGATCGTGGCCCCCCTGACCATCAACAATGAGCGTGCTCAGTACATCGAGTTCTCCAAACCCTTTAAATACCAGGGGCTCACCATCCTCGTCAAGAAGGTGAGCGGCTGATGTCAGCATCAGCTGACCCACTTCAGCGCAGTTCGATGGCTtctgttgtcatgttgtgttgttgttgttgtgggtcAGCCAGGGCGTGTAAGCACAGCTTGTTTAATGCTCACAGTGAGTCAGAGCTGCACGGGGTGTGCTGGTCAACCTGTTTTGCCGCCGTGTCACATGACAacgtgtgatgtgtgtgtcttcaggaaATCCCTCGCAGCACTCTGGATTCATTCATGCAGCCGTTCCAGAGCACACTGTGGCTGTTAGTCGGTCTGTCGGTCCACGTGGTGGCAGTGATGCTTTACCTATTAGACCGGTTCAggtaacccacacacacaccccttacATTCCATGTGCTCCATCTGCACACACTCTTAGctgtatgtgtgcagtgtgtaacacagctgtgtgtctgcagcccgTTTGGAAGGTTTAAAGtaaacagtgaagaagaagaagaagacgccCTCACCCTGTCCTCCGCCATGTGGTTCTCATGGGGAGTACTGCTGAACTCTGGGATAGGAGAAGGTGAGTCaccatggtgatgatgatgatggtgatgatgatgatgataattatgatgataatgatgatgatgagagtgatgatgatgatgatgatgatgatggtgatggtggaggtggtgtgatgatgatgagagtgatgatgatgatgatgatgatgatgatgatgatgatggtgatgatggtgatggtgatgatggtgatgatgatgatgatggtgatggtggaggtggtgtgatgatgatgagagtgatgatgatgatgatgatggtgatgatgatgatggtgatgatggtgatgatgatggtgatgatgatggtgatggtggaggtggtgtgctgatgatgatgaggatgttgaTGATATTggtgatagtgatgatgatgattgtgatgatgatgatgatgatgatgatggtgatgatgatggtgatgatgatgatggtggtggtggtggtgatgattatgatgatgatgatgatggtggtggtggtggtgatgaggatgttgatgaggatgatgatggtgatggtgatggtgatggtgatgatggtggtgatgatggtggtgatgatgatgatgatgatgtcccaGTCCTCACGCCACAGCTGGTCCTTTGTCTGCAGGAGCACCCCGGAGCTTCTCAGCTAGGATTTTAGGAATGGTGTGGGCGGGGTTTGCTATGATCATCGTAGCATCGTACACTGCCAACCTGGCAGCCTTCCTGGTGCTGGACCGGCCTGAGGAGCGCATCACTGGCATCAACGACCCCAGGGTAAGGGCGCCGCATCTCTGAATGCACTTCCTgttgtcctcagtcctcagctatacgaagccgtgtgtgtgtgttccagctgcGTAACCCGTCAGATAAGTTCATCTACGCCACAGTGAAGCAGAGCTCGGTGGATATCTACTTCAGACGGCAGGTGGAGCTGAGCACCATGTACCGCCACATGGAGAAGCACAACTATGAGAGCGCTGCTGAGGCCATCCAAGCCGTCAGAGACAAGTAGGTGAAGCCGCACAGGTGGACAGGTGGAGCCTTGTACACCTCCCATTGCTGTAACATGACCATACCTGCAACCCCCTCCAACAGCAAGCTGCACGCCTTCATCTGGGACAGTGCGGTGCTGGAGTTCGAGGCGTCGCAGAAGTGCGATCTGGTGACGACCGGCGAGCTGTTCTTCCGCTCCGGCTTTGGCATCGGGATGAGGAAGGACAGTCCGTGGAAACAAAACGTCTCCCTGGCTATTCTcaggtacagacacacactcactcacacacactcacacacacacagtgccactGATCATTGTCTCCTCACAGCTCTCATGAGAACGGCTTCATGGAGGATCTGGATAAGACGTGGGTTCGATACCAGGAGTGCGACTCCAGGAGCAACGCCCCCGCAACGCTGACCTTTGAGAACATGGCAGGTAGGacactgctgcctctgcttcagtctgcgataaaacacacacacacacacacacacacacacacctcctgtccTCACCTGTTTCCCTCAGGTGTGTTCATGCTGGTCGCCGGTGGCATCGTGGCGGGgatcttcctcatcttcatcgAGATCGCCTACAAACGGCACAAAGACGCACGCAGGAAACAGATGCAGCTGGCCTTCGCGGCGGTGAACGTGTGGAGGAAGAACCTGCAGGTAGTcttcctcactgtgtgttttattttttatatgtaCAGTGTTTGTCACTTCCTGTTGCTCAGATTAGTGTTAACTGAAGGAGGCATCGATCATTATCTACATGATGAATGTTTGTTCCTGTTGATCAGGCAGAGCAGCAAACACTCGTTATTATTGGATCCAAAATCTCCACTGCTTTAACAGAAGCCATCTTTGTTCCAGATGTTTCCCTGCATCGTCAGCAGCTGGACCCAACACACATTAGCATGCTGCATTAGCACTTCAAACACCTGCCGCCTCAGGCTAGCGGCTAGTGGAGGCTGATTAGCACTTCACACAGCTGAGTCCTAGCAGAGCAGTGTTAGCACATGACACAGTTTAATAACCAGCTCATCACCATGGAGTTAGCATGGCGTTAAAATGTCAGACAAAGAGCGACTGCATGCGGATTAACTCAGGTCCAACTACTGACAATAATCACAATCATAATAAGCAGAATAGGACTAAGTAAAGAAGAGAAGTAGTTTGAACCACCTGCTGTTAGCGTGCTGTTAGCTTGCTGTTAGCGTGCTGTTAGCGTGCTGTTAGCTTGCTGTTAGCGTGCTGTTAGCGTGCTGTTAGCTTGCTGTTAGCGTGCTGTTAGCGTGCTGTTAGCGTGCTGTTAGCTTGCTGTTAGCGTGCTGCGGCCCGAGCCTTAGGCCTGCAGAGGTGAGCTGTGTGAGCTGCTGTAATTCTCTTTCTGTTGCTCTGACGAAGGAGCCGCAGCTCTTTCTTCCTGTTAACACACGCCCCGCCGCTCATGTGTTTACATCACATGGCGGTACCGCCCACAGGCTGACATCAGCGCTCATTCATAGAACCACATCGCTGGTAAACCTGCCAGACTTTTCCCAGCTCGCCCCTGTGATGTTGACCAATAGGAGCACAGAGGCTGTAGCAGGGTCAGGCGTTTCTGTGACAGTAAGAAAGAACAGCGCCCACCTGCTCACTGTGACGGGTCAACGGACAAACTGATGATGTCTTTATATGATGTCAGACACCATGTGACCATCAGCCGTCCctccctctttgttttttgttgtcccacccccacccccacctcccccctgCGAGAGACGGCATTATAGCAGCGGAGCGTTGGTATAATGATCTGATGTGTTCATCATCACACTTTCATCCATCTGCCATCTTTGTGCCCCTCCCTATgctcccccacccctccccccctcctctttacTTCCCCCCACAGGACTTCCTCTGGTTGATTTCCTGtcgtgtgtttgtggctgtgggCAGTAAAACACAACGTTTTACTGAAACATCACttcatctgaaacacacacacacacacgcacacacgtatGTATggaggtgagtgtgtgagagcagcaggCTGTTATGTAACCTGCTGCTGAGcagatggcacacacacacacaggatgggtcacactgtgctgcacgTTGGCGCCCCCTTGTGTTGAATGCTGGCTGCCTCTGTTGGCCTGTAACAATGACTGCACCCCATCAGACATCAGCTGAGGCCTCTGAGTGCTGTGACCATGTGGTGACGGTACAAGGAGGACGACTGGACGAGCACCCCGAGCTTCTAGTTCAGGTCCACACATGCTCGCTACCCCAGTGATGCTGTGACTGCTGtgttctgctgctccatcagAAGATGGCGCTCATAAAGGATGGACCTGGTCAGCAGCAACACACGGGCCCACAGTGGTCTTTAAACCAGGTCCTAGAAAACCTCCACtatcacagcagcagcctgaagcgCTGATACAGGCAGGATGGAGCCATGGTGGTGTCTAAACTCTGAGCGAGCGTCTGATCGTGGCAGGAGAGATCCAGGCGGCGCttttgtcttcttctgtggtgtaaTGTTGGTCCGTCTGCGTGTTCCGGCCCCAGCAGGCCGTCTTCATCAAGTCCTaatgctgctctgtgattggctgataaCATTTGTACCTCTGAAGTGTCTGGCGTGTAAGgctggtaaccatggtaacaggcacaggaaacagaggagcTTCCTCATAAGATGGTGCCAACGTCCCGCACAGTGTGATGTCAGCACCACACTCTGACTGCAACACACTGTTAAACACAAagaatacagacacacacagacaggtggacagacgtggactgacacagacaggtggactgacacagacaggtggacagacacagacaggtggacagacagacagacaggtggactggcacagacagacacacacagacaggtggacagacgtggactgacacagacagacagacagacacagacaggtggacagacagacacagacaggtggacagacacagacaggtggacagacagacagacaggtggactgacacagacagacacacacagacaggtggacagacagacagacaggtggactgacacagacagacaggtggactgacacagacagacacacacagacaggtggacagacagacagacaggtggactgacacagacagacagacacagacaggtggacagacagacagacacagacaggtggacagacacagacagacacagacaggtggacagacagacagacaggtggactgacacagacagacagacacagacaggtggacagacagacagacacagacaggtggacagacacagacagacacagacaggtggacagacacacacacacacagacaggtggacagacagacagacacagacaggtggacagacagacacagacacagacaggtggacagacacacacacacacagacaggtggacagacagacagacagggggctGTGTGTGGACACCGCTGTCTCTGCTgcgtgttaatgtgtgtgtgcacctatCGTATGATTTATTATAGGATAGGAAAAGTAGAGCAGAGCCCGAGCCCAAACTGAAAACCTCTTTTAGGTCCATCACTTCGACCTCCGACCTCAAACGCCGTAGGGCCTCCGGGGACGGCACGGTAAGGAGATGAAGACCAccctccctcctgtcctccaCCTGTCCTCATCTTTTATCTGTTTCATCTCCTCCTTTATATTTGTCACTCCTTTTTTCcccatcatcctcctctcctcaccccCAGCTCCCTCATCTCCTTGCTGACTCATCATGGCCGCCCGTCTGTCAGTCAGCCATCTTCCTGCCTCCATCAGCTCATCTGTCCCACTAAAGACAGACGACAGGAAACAGACAGAAGTCCTCTCAGTCAGGTCAGGGTTTTTAAGTCCACATCGTTCACGTCGTCTTCTTGCAAAGGAGAAGTAAAGAGGGCCAGCCTGTGTGGTCTCTTTgtcctctgtgctgtgctgtcttCTGTCCTGTCCGTTCCTGTCTTGTcttctgtcctgtcctgtcctgtcctctgtcctgtccGTTCCTGTCTTGTCttctgtcctgtcctctgtcttgttctttgtcctgtctgtctggttGTTGTTTCCCTGTCCCTTCTTTATctcccacagacagacatgtctCACTAACGTCTCCTGTCCTCACAGGTTGGCCTGCAGTTTGTCCCCTCGTCTTCTTTTCAGCATCCCGTCAGGTTGTCCAGTGTTTCTGATCGGCTCCTCTCTTGTCCTGCAGGATGCCTGTTTTCATGATGTTAGTGTAGCATTCAGCAGGACGTtctcgctgtctctctctctttctcggtGTCCTTTAAATCTGCAGCGCCTCTGGTGTGAGGACGTGAGGCGTCTCcggaggagctgctgcttcctctctgtgatCGTCTCTCTTTATATgagtgtttctctctctcagtggaTTTGAATGGTGTccagactacacacacactgcctctgtcctcctctgcaaGCAcgaccgacacacacacacacacacactcacgtgtGGACGGCCGCCACCTGTCCAGTTGCATTAACAGCAGTGGAAAGTAACCAGTCCACATGTAAAACTACTGTTCTACATGTCAGTGACCTGACGgataaacacaaagaaacaataaCTCCACAGAGTTCAAACACTTCCTCGGTCTGTTTGCACAAAACAACTAATATGAGCATCATAGCATGAGGAAGCTAATGTTAGCCAACAAAAGCAACATTAGCatcagtgtgttttctttgataTGACATCACCTCCTTTACTGTTTAAATGAAGACAAGaagtcacagacaggaagtcacagacAAGAAGTCACAGACAGGAcgtcacagacaggaagtcactgacAAGGAGTCACAGACGAAGTCACTGACAAGAAGTCACTAACAAAAAATCCCAGACAGAAAGTCACAGACAAGAATTCACTGACAAGAAGTCACTGACAAGAAGTCACTGACAAGGAGTCACTGACAAGAAGTCACTGACAGGGAGTCACTGCCAGGAAGTCACAGACAGTGAGTCACTGACAAGgagtcacagacaggaagtcactgacaaggagtcacagacaggaagtcactgacaaggagtcacagacaggaagtcactgacAAGGAGTCACAGACGAAGTCACTGACAAGAAGTCACTAACAGAAAAACCCAGACAGAAAGTCACAGACAAGAATTCACTGACAAGAAGTCACTGACAAGAAGTCACTGACAAGGAGTCACTGACAAGAAGTCACTGACAGGGAGTCACTGCCAGGAAGTCACAGACAGTGAGTCACTGACAAGgagtcacagacaggaagtcactgacAAGGAGTCACAGATAGGAAGTCACTGACAAGgagtcacagacaggaagtcactgacatgaagtcactgacaaggagtcacagacaggaagtcactgacaaggagtcacagacaggaagtcactgacaaggagtcacagacaggaagtcacagacaggaagtcactgacaaggagtcacagacaggaagtcacagacaggaagtcactgacaaggagtcacagacaggaagtcactgacaaggagtcacagacaggaagtcacagacaggaagtcactgacagggagtcacagacaggaagtcacagaaAAGAAGTCACTGACAAGGAGTCAAAGACAGGGAGTCACTGACAAGGAGTCAAAGACAGGGAGTCACTGACAAGgagtcacagacaggaagtcactgacaaggagtcacagacaggaagccacTGACAAGAAGTCACTGACAAGgagtcacagacaggaagtcactaaCAAGgagtcacagacaggaagtcactgacAGGGAGTCACAGATAGGAAGTCACAGACAAGgagtcacagacaggaagtcacagacaggaagtgacagaagGCTTCAGGTCAGAGCCTGCAGATGTGATGTTGCCAGTGGAAGATGATGATTATTGATCAGCAGTGTACTGAAACCTTCAGAACAGGAAGGATCTTtagaacaaagagaagtgcTCATATTTCAGCAGGTTTATATAAACACCATCTGTATTCATGATGGATTACTTTTACACACAGTAATGATGAAAGTATTCGAGTACTTCCTCCCCCGCTGCTAATAAAAAGAGGTGCccatttagtgtgtgtgtgtttaattaatgtgtgtgtcttctctgcttttttctgtCCCTCCGCCTGTAGCCGTACCCGACTGACATCACTGGCCAGCTCAACCTATCAGATCCCTCCGTCAGCACCGTGGTCTGAGAAGAGAGTGAGCAGGCGAGCgagcttcactgctgctgctgagccacacacacacacacagatcctctggacacacacacagacacacacaggtggacagGAAGAATCAGgtcagcaacacacaaacaacatgtcAGTCCGATAAAGgtagcagtacacacacactgatacacacacaccatctgtcACCTCGAGCACCACCAccctctgcagccacacacacacacgccttgcTCTGCTTGTAGCTGTCCACCTCCTCCAACTagagggtcttttattttgaaggactGTCgacagtgtgtttattttggtaGATGTCTGTGATGTACTCTTCATTCTGTTTCCTGTCAAACTGATCGATCGCACTGATTTCTCAGATGTCCCAGACTGAAGCTGGTTCTGCTTCCACTAACCAGCGACGGCTCTGAGCCCAAACCCAGCACCGCCCTGACATCTACACACAGTTACCTGAACATCGGGAACCTGACCAGCAGGAACCTGTCTGACAGGAACCTGATGATCAGGAACCTGACTGTCAGGAACCTGTCTGACAGGAACCTGACCAGCAGGAACCTGTCTGACAGGAACCTGCTGATCAGGAACCTGTCTGACAGGAACCTGATGATCAGGAACCTGACCGTCAGGAACCTGTCTGACAGGAACCTGTCTGACAGGAACCTGACCGTCAGGAACCTGTCAGACAGGATCCTGACCAGCAGGCACCTGATCAGCAGGAACCTTACTATTAGGACTTGGTAGTCAGAGGTCTCCTGGACGATCAGGAACCTGTTGGTCAGGTCATGGTAGTCATGAGGTTACCTGCTGAACAGAGGCCTGATGTTTAGTAACTTGTCTAGAAGTGTGTCTATCAGGAACCTCCCTGTCAATCAGGTTCCTGATGATGAGGGACCTATTGATTGGGGACCCGATCAGCATGTGATAGGTGGACTGAGCCTCTGGGACAGGAAGTTATTTGACACAGAACTACAGAGGTTTCCTGGATCCCTGATACACCGCCAAGGATCATGGGTAGTGTAGTACTTTTGGTCCAGtcattctgtgtttctgtgtttaagAACACTGTTACGCTCTCGTTAGCCACGCCCACTTAGCACAGTGTCCTAATAAACAAAACAGTAATGAGTTATGTCAGTCACATGCTCCTTTAtgatgtttatatatttatattcaaacctttgtaacGTTTGTATTTATGGATCATGTTTATAGATCTGCACAAATGTCCTGCTTCACATGACGTTAGGCTCATCAGATATTCACATGAATACATTTATCTGCACATTAAGTCATTCAGCATATTTGACTGTCATcagtgtatatataatatataatggTGAAAGCCCAGAGGCCCTGCCCACCTCCCTGACACTCCcagggcatgctgggaaacgTAGTCACTGCCCACCGTGTCTCTGCCGATGATGTCAGTCTCTGTCTACCTCCACCAGCtgccaaacacagacactgatgtCCTGTGGGAACCTGCCAACCCGCAGCCTGCCGCAGTTAGCCTGCTGGAGTTAGCCTGCTGGAGTTAGCCTGCTGGAGTTAGTCTGCCGCAGTTAGCCTGCTGGAGTTAGCCGCAGTTAGCCTGCCACAGTTAGCCACAGTTAGCCTGCTGGAGTTAGCCGCAGTTAGCCTGCTGGAGTTAGCCGCAGTTAGCCTGCTGGAGTTAGCCTGCAGCAGTTAGCTGCAGTTAGCCTGTTGGAGTTAGCCTGCAGCCGTGAGCCGCAGTTAGCCTGCCGGAGTTAGCTGGTCCCCACGCCACAGAGCAGCATAGCTGCCAGAAATATGAAAACACGCGTCGCACGAGCGGCACTGAGAGCGAtgccacaaacaggaagtggacgtGTGTAAGAGGAACACTCGGTCGAATAAAGCCGCTTCATGTTAAAGGACCTCAGTGACCTCacagcagtctgcagtctgacCACCAGATGGCACtgcacactggtcctttaagataagataagataggaTAAGATAAAACTTAAGTTTTCACACATGAAGCTAGAAAATGTTTCCACAGTtgaaatacatttaatttaacATGTTTGTATTCACTTAACTCTTATGATCAAAGTATCGTTCGCTCACCAGAGGTTAACaaacatttctattttattcatttagttttagaaatagtataaataaaaaataaaaataaaataaaaaaattcagtgttaaattaaattaatatttaataaataaattcatatttaaaattaaataaatatataaatctgTAAAAACCAGTCCAACCAGGAAGGTAGCGTctccaaacagccaatcagagtcctcCACTGTCTTTGGGTTattgcagtaaataaataaagttattattattaagtcaCTCTTAGGTGGAGTTCATCAGGACCATCTTCAGTGATGAACTCCACTTTATGATGTGTGAAGCCTACATATGATCATCTCCATgatgattcttttattttgacgCAGACTGAGTGCAGGTCTCTGAGTGTCAGTGCACTGAGGTGACCTCTGCAGGTGAACGTCCTgctctgcagaaaaacaaacgtCACGCTCTCAGCGCCGCTCGGCTCCGTGCTGCCGCTGCCCCAGGTGAGCTGCACCTGCGTCCGATCATCACACACTGCCATCTGACAGCGTACCATCCAATCACAGCCCGGAGCTCAGAAACAGCCTAAGGAAGTCCAGGACGGGTGGTGCTTTTGCCCGGTTAGAGCAGGAGATGGCGTCCATGTTTGATTCAAATCGTGAAATCTGAGCGTGTTCCTGATGCTCTCAAACGTGTAGAAGTATGGATTAGATGTCTTTGTTGACCATCGGTGCAGCCCACATGGTAAGGCTGTGATGTCATGGTGTGAcatgctgtgatgtcacacggGTTTTATTGATTGCTTTGGTTGTACAGACGATGACGCACCCCCCTCTGTGCAGGAATGTGAACAgtcgacctttgacctcctcagAGGTCGACGTGAACTCTCTCAGTTAGCGACACATGTAGCCGCTGGACTTCACCTGGAAGTCTGTCACACATCACATGGTGTCCTGCAGCCTTTTACAGGAAGTGACGTGTCGCTGTGGAGTTTTGTGTCATTTGCTACAAAATATATCCACACAGTGTTTATTGTTCTTAAATGTTTAGCGTAACTGAGCATAACAGAGTTATTCATGTTTCCAGTAATAAATATTTGACTTTAAACAGCCTGCTGTCGTTTATCGTGTTTAACATGTGTGACAATGACACCTGTGGTCGCTCAGTGAACTGCAGTTAGCATCCCTGTGGTAACAAAGACGCTAACCAGACACAACTAGCAGGCACATGCAGCATCACAAAAAGCACTTAAGGACATTCACCAACATTAAATAATACCCAGCTAGCATCTAGCAGACGGGTCCTGTCTACAGGCGGCAGTGTGTTAGAGCTCAGCAGGGAACACAGGCAGACCTCTGATGGACTCTGCTACCCAGAATGCCCTGCTGTGACTCCGGTCTGACCGCGGTGTCAGCTGAAGTTTGAGTTGAACCGGAGCCAGAAGCTGAGGACAGTTCAAACAGGagaacacagaaaacatgttgaGTCTGAAGGTCACTCAGCCGCTCTGGCCCCTCTCATTGGCTGAGGCCGCTGTGGGCGGAGCCACGCAAACACAGGAGAAGCTGCTGAGGTTTGTTCTCGTTCTCAGAAGGAGACGAAGAGCTGAGAGGTGAGTTCAACCAAACTTTATACATCAGGTCCACTGACGTGTTTCACAGAAACCGATGGTTCTGCCCACTCCAACACCAGAACCAGGACTAAAGCAGGCCTGAACCAGAACCAGGATTAAACCAGAGCAGCAGGCCTGAACCAGGTGTTGTGCTCATGTTTGTTGAAAACATTagctgctagcatgctaacctcaGGTGTTGGTTTGAGGTCAAACACAGGAAACATCAGCAGGTCCTCCTCTCTTTGCTGGTCGCCACAGTAACCCCTGAGCCCTTCaggctgtttccatggtaaccatcCCGTGTTATTTTTAGTGGTGGTAATGATGCTGAGCAGTGAGGAGGGGAGcgtatgttagtgtgtgtctctgtgaggactttGAACCTCCATCGCCCCTCAGACCCTCCACATGACCCTGAGCAGGGCCACGAGCCTCAGGTTTACTGACGctcctgctcttcatcctcagcTG
The genomic region above belongs to Parambassis ranga chromosome 9, fParRan2.1, whole genome shotgun sequence and contains:
- the LOC114441094 gene encoding glutamate receptor ionotropic, NMDA 1-like isoform X4, which codes for MRSVLLLAVLQCCSVALCGCEPRLVNVGAVLSQKRYEQVFKEAVSQANALYGKDKFKMNAISVTHKPNAIQMALSVCEDLISNQVYAILVSHPPQSNDHLTPTPVSYTAGFYRIPVVGLTTRMSIYSDKSIHLSFLRTVPPYSHQAQVWFDLMREFRWNHIILIVSDDHEGRAAQKRLETLLEERETKAEKVLLFSQDTNLTALLLEAKDLEARVIILSASEDEAAAVYKAARQLNMTGSGYVWLVGEREMTGKALGEAPDGLLGLQLINGKNESAHIADAVAVVAQSLQELFEKENITEPPRGCVGNTNIWRTGPLFKRVLMSSKYPDGLTGRIEFNDDGDRRFATYSILNYQQKPGRLVQVGVFNGSQVVMNPQRKIIWPGGETEKPVGYQMSTKLKIVTIHQEPFVYVKPTKTDGTCKEEHTVNGVLIKKVICTGPNGTIPGQPIVPQCCYGFCIDLLIKLAMSMNFTYEVHLVADGKFGTQERVNNSNKKEWNGMMGELLSGLADMIVAPLTINNERAQYIEFSKPFKYQGLTILVKKEIPRSTLDSFMQPFQSTLWLLVGLSVHVVAVMLYLLDRFSPFGRFKVNSEEEEEDALTLSSAMWFSWGVLLNSGIGEGAPRSFSARILGMVWAGFAMIIVASYTANLAAFLVLDRPEERITGINDPRLRNPSDKFIYATVKQSSVDIYFRRQVELSTMYRHMEKHNYESAAEAIQAVRDNKLHAFIWDSAVLEFEASQKCDLVTTGELFFRSGFGIGMRKDSPWKQNVSLAILSSHENGFMEDLDKTWVRYQECDSRSNAPATLTFENMAGVFMLVAGGIVAGIFLIFIEIAYKRHKDARRKQMQLAFAAVNVWRKNLQPYPTDITGQLNLSDPSVSTVV